The bacterium genomic sequence CTGCAGACCCTTGACCGGAAGTGGATCGACCATCTGTACGCGATGGACGCGCTCCGCGAGGGCATCGGGTTGCGGGCCTACGGGCAGGCGAATCCGCTCATCGAGTACCAGAAGGAGGGGTACGCCCTCTTCGATCAGCTGAAACACGACGTCCAGGAGGAGACGGTCAAGTTCCTCTACCTGGTGCAGGTCCAGACGACCGGCCCGGTCCCGGTTCAGCCCGCCCGTCCGGCGTACCGGATCACCCCGCAGGATGGCAATGGGGCGCGCGTCCGCACCGCGGCGGCCGCAGGAGCGCCGGTGCCGGCGCGGGGGGCGAAGGTGGGCCGAAACGACCCGTGCCCGTGCGGCAGCGGGAAGAAGTACAAGAAGTGCCACGGCAGGGACGAGTGATCCCCAGGCCGCCGGATGGAGAGGGGGGGGCGTGAGCGGCCGCGCGTCCCGCCCGGCTCCGCGTTCGAGAGCGGCCCCCCCCTGGTGTGACTAGCGCGCGCCGTCTCGGCCGCGCCGACGTCCTCGCTTCCTCGAGGTCCGATCGTCCCGCGCGCCCCAGGCAGCTCCTCGCGGTGCTGCTCTCCGGGGCCGGGTTCGTCCTCGCGTATCCGATCCCCGATCTTGGCGTCGTCGCCTGGGTGACCCTCGTTCCCCTTTTCCTCGCCGCGCACCAGCGGACCCTTCGGACCGCGTTCTGGTTGGGATACCTCTGGGGGATCGTCGCCTTCGGCGGGGTCTTGTGGTGGATCACCACGTTTGGGGTGGGGGTGTGGGTGCTGACCGCGGCGCTCGCCGCCGTCTTCCCCGCGCTGGCGATGCTGGGGATCGCCGTGGTGGAGCGGGATCACGACGGCCCGTTGGTCTTCCTCTGGATCGCGCTGGTGTGGACCGCCGTCGAATTTCTGCGCGGGCAGGGCGCGCTCGGGTTCCCGTGGGCGCTGCTCGGCGCTTCCCAACACCGGGCGCTGCCGCTGATCCAGATCGCCTCACTGGGGGGCGTGTACGCCGTCAGCGGCGTTGTCGCGCTCACCAACGCGACCCTCTATGTGATCCTGACTCGCCGCGCCGTCGTCGTTCCCGTGGTGGGAACCGGCCTGGTGCTTGTCGGAACGCTCCTCTACGGACTGAACGCCCTGCGCCATCCGATTCCCGCTGTGTTTACCGCCGCCGTCGTGCAGCCCGATGTGTCCGGTCGCGGCCCCCTGCGGCCCGAGGAAGTGCGGCGGGGGCTCCTCGATCTGCAACAACTGACCCACGACGCGGCCGCGCGGGGCGCCCGCCTCGTCGTCTGGCCGGAGACCGCATCACCCACCGGAATCCTCGGGGAGGCATCCACCTTGGCGGCGATCCGCTCCTGGGTGCGGAGCGATCGCGTCGCCTTGATCGCCACCAGCCTCGAGGGGGACGTGACGAACTCGGCATTCGCGTTCGCGCCAACGGGTGCGCTGGTGGGCCGGTACGACAAGGTCCGGTTCGTCCCGTTCGCCGAATACGGCGAGCACGCCGGGTCAGCCTTCACGGTCCTCCGGACTCCGGAGGCCAGGGTGGGCGTGGCCATTTGCTTCGAGAGCATCTTCCCGGGGATCGCCCGGCGGTACGCGCAGGAGGGCGCCACGCTGCTGGCCGTGGTGAGCAACGATGCGTGGTTCGACGGCCGCGCGGCGCCGGAGCAGCACGCGGCGCTGGCGCCCTTTCGCGCGGTTGAGGAAGGGCGGTACCTGCTTCGGGCGGCGAACGAAGGGATCAGCGCCATCATCGACCCCCGGGGCCGAGTCCTCGATGCGCTGCCGCTGGGCGCGCGGGGGATTTTGGCGGCGCCGGTGGCCTCGCTCTCCGCCCTCACCCCGTACGCCCGATACGGCGACCTCGTCGGCTGGGGCGCGGTGCTCGCCACCGCCGGTCTCCTCGCGCCCCGCGCGCTGGCGTTCGCCGCGGAGGGGGCGGGGGGGGCGGCGTTCTCGCGGCTCTTCATCGATTCCGCGTTGCCGTTCCTCGCCCTTGTCGGTACGGCGTGGTTGGGTGGGGACCGGCGGGTCGACGTGGGGCCGGTGGCGCTGCCGGTCCCGATCCTGGCCCTCCTGGCGATCACAGGCCTCCTCAGCCTTGGACGGCCCCTGCGCGATCTCGGATTTCGGGTGCGGGGATTTGTCCCCGCCTCCGTCGTCGGGCTCGCGGGCGTCGGCCTGCTCGCCGCCGTCGCGCGGCATGCGTTTGCGAGCCACGGCGCGTCGGTGGCCGCGCTGCTGCCGCCCGCGGGGGAGTGGGGCGGGGCGGCCGTGCGGGCGCTGGTGGTCGGCGTGGCGCTGGAATGGTGGCTCCGCGGGTTGGTCTTCGCCGCGGCCGCTTCGTGGCGGACCTGGAGGTTCGCGGTGCTCTGGTCGGCGCTCCTTGGACTGGCCGCCGCGTCCGTGCAGGGCGCCGAGGCCATGGTCTGGGGGCTGTGCGCGGGAGTGATCTTTGGGCTGGTGCGCGCGCGGTGGAGCCAGGTGCCGGCGTGCGCCGTCGCCCACGCCGCGGGCATCGTCCTGCTCGGCTTTTTGTTTTCCGCGTGGTGAATGCTATAATAGGTCGTTGACCGCGCGCCGATGGGAGCCCGGCGAGGGCCGCGCGGCCCTCGGCGCGTCGACGGGAGGGTGACCGGGTGACGAGTGAGGAACTCCGCCGCACGCTCGGCGCGTATCGAGAGCGCGTGGAGAGCATCGGGAGGCACCTTTGACCTGCCCCGACAGCGGGCCCGCCTTGGCGATCTAGACCAGCGCATGCAGCAGCCGACGTTCTGGGAGGATCCGGAGGCGGCCCGTCGGACCTCGCGCGAGGTGGCGGCCCTCCGCTCCCGGATCGATGAGATCCACCGTCTGGAGCGAGAGGTTACCGATCTGTTGGAACTGGTCGACCTCGCGGCGGGGGAGGGAGATCGCGCTCTCGCCGAAGTCGAGGCGGAGGTCCAGAATCTCGGCGCCACGATCGACCGTCTCGAACTGGCGACCCTGCTCGGCGGCGAGCACGATGCCAGCAACGCCATCCTCTCCATCCACGCGGGCGCGGGCGGCACCGAGTCTCAGGACTGGGTGGAAATGCTCCTGCGCATGTACCTGCGGTGGGCGGAAGCGCACGCGTACCGCACGGAGGTCGTCGACATGTCCCCCGGCGAGGAAGCCGGGCTGAAGAGCGTCACCGTCATCGTCACCGGTCCAAGCGCGTACGGATATTTGAGAGGCGAGCGCGGCGTGCACCGCCTGGTGCGCCTCTCCCCATTCGACGCCGCCCACCGGCGCCACACGTCGTTCGCGCTCGTGGACGTCATCCCGGAAGTGGAGGCCGCCGAGGTCCACGTCAAAGAGGATGAGCTCCGCATCGACACGTACCGCTCCGGGGGCGCGGGCGGCCAGAACGTGAACAAGGTGGAGACGGCGGTGCGGATCACCCACCTCCCCAGCGGGATCGTGGTGCAGTGCCAGAACGAACGCTCGCAGCACGCCAACAAGCTCACGGCGATGAAGCTGCTCAAGGCCCGGCTCTACGAGCTGCAGCACGAGGAGCAGCGCCAAAAGCTTTCCGCCATTCGCGGCGAGCGCAGGGACGCAGCCTGGGGAAACCAGCTCCGGTCGTACGTGCTGCACCCGTACACGCTCGTGAAGGACCACCGCACCGGTCTGGAGACCGGGAATACGCAGGCGGTCCTCGATGGGGGGCTCGATGCCTTCATCGGCGCCTGGCTGCGCCTGGGGGCGCCGGGTGGGACCGCCGCGATCGCCGAGGGGCGGGGAGCGGGACCCACGGCGAGGCCCTAGCCGTGCCGCGTGCCCCTCGGCTGGGGAGGCTGTGGGCGGTCGTGGTCGGGGCGCTGGCGCTCGCGGTAGCGGTGAACCTCGGTACCCCGCTCGTCGCGGCGGCTGCGTTCAGAGGATACCTCAGGACCCTCCTGCCCTCGCGGGGACTGGACGTTCGGTTGGTCGCCCGGCCGCCGCTGGCGCTGTGGTGGGGACGCGTCGACCTCGTGACCGTGGCGGCCGACGACGTGCAGATCGGGACGCTGCAGCTGGCGCGCTTCGATGCGACGCTGAGCGGTGTGCGGTTCGATCCCGAGGCGCTGCTCGTGCACCACAGGGTGGTGGTCGACTCGGTGAGGTCCGGCGTGGCCCACGCTACGGTGTCCCAGGCCGAACTCGCGCACGCGCTGGTGCTGCAGCCGAATGTGCGGGTCGATTCGATCGTGCTCCGGCCCGGTCAAGTGCTCCTCCGGGGTGCCGTTCGGGTCCTCGGGGCGGAACTCCCCGCCGCAGGCGTTGGCCACCTCGTGCTGGCGGGGGACGAGGCGATCGACCTGGTTCTCGATCACGTCACGGTCGCCGGTGGGCCCGTCCCCGTGCCGGTGGGAGGGGCCGCGCTGACGCTCAAATCGGTCATCGTCGTCCCCCCGCTGCCGTTTGGCTTCCGGCTCACCGCGGTGCGCACCGATGACGGAGTGCTCGTGCTCGATGCCGGGACGGGCGCCTCGTAACCTCGTGCCTTCCGGAGGACATGGATGACCCTGCGACCCCTCATCACCCGGCACCCGCTGCTCAGCGCATGCGTCGTCGTCGGGCTCCTGGCCGCGTTGATCGTCCTCGCCCATCGCCAACACCTTGAGCAGTCCTACCGCACGGTGGAGATCACGGTCGATGGGGACGACTGGACCACCCTGGGCCGGCGTACCGGCACCGCCCCCGGGGTGCTCTACGACGCCCTGTACCGGGCGGGGGCGCGCAGCGTCACCGTGTATTCGGCCTCGCTCCGCCGCCTCGCCGATAGCGGCCGGGTGACCTACTTGACCGGGGCCGACGTGACGAACGCGGCTCGGACGTCCCCGATCGTCGGACCGCTCGGGGATCTCCTGCGGGGGAATCGGATCCAGCCGGGCGACACCTACGTCGCGGGGCCGCGGCCGCTGCTGGAACAGATTCGGATCGGGTTGTCCGCGCAGTTGCTGCCGCACATGGGCACGGCCCGGGCGACGATCCTCGACGGGAGTGCCCCGGTCCTCGAGATCCAGGGTCGGGGGCAGGAGCTGGAGGACGACTCGATCGGCCTGCTCTCGGAGGACGTCGCCGCGATCCGCGAGCACCATCTGGCCGTCGAAGCCCGGATCAAGAACCTGCACGAGGTCGCCCCGGACGGGCTGGAGGCGTTCTTCGCCCGGTTGCGCTCCGCGGGGGAACGCTTCACGTTGATCTTCGATGGGAACCAGGTGCTGGGGTTCGATCAGCTCATCCCCGACGTCGCGGCGCAGATGAAGAGCGCCGGGTTCGCGTTCGGACAGATCGAGAGCTTTACCGCCAGGCGCCGACAGCGGGGGGACCTCGACCTCGCCCGCGCCGTGGCCCCCGCCGTGATCCGGGTCTTCAGCCTGACCCCGGATGAGCTGGCCGGCCTCAGCCCCGACGATGCGCGGGACAAATTCGTGCTCGCCGCGCGGGAGCGCAACGTCCGGATCCTGTACATCAGGCCGTTCTTGGCGACGTCCGCCGGGATCGATGAGGTCCAGGCGAACGTGGACTACGTGGAGTCGATCTCCAACGACCTCCGCGGCGCCGGGTTCCAGATGGGCAAGGCCTCGTCGTTGCCGTTCGAGCCGATCTTTCCCCTCTGGGTTGTGTTGATGGCGCTCGGGACGCTCGCGGCGTCCGCGATCGCCGTCGCCGAGGGCGCAAGGCTCCTCGGCCGCCCCGTCCCCGCCCGGCCTCTCTACGTCGGGGTGGGTATCGGGCTCGTCCTCACCGTGGGTGTCCTGGCGGCGCACCACCTCACGCTCTGGAGCCAAGCCCTGGCGTTTCTCGCCGCGCTGGCCTTTCCCACGCTGTCGTTGATGGGGCTGCTGCCGGCGGTCGGCCCCGCCGCACCCCGCCCGGGCGCCGACGGGGGCCGCGCCCGGATCAGCGGCGGGGGGATGATCGCCAGGAGCATCGGGCGCCTCTGGGCGCTCTCGGGAGTGACCGCACTCGGCGGCGTGATGGTCGCGGCCCTGCTCAGCCAGTGGTCGTTCATGATGGAGATTCGGGAGTTCCTCGGCGTGAAGCTGGCGCACATCGTCCCGGTTGCGGTGCTCGGACTGCTGCTCGTCGCCGCGGAGGCACCGCCCGGGCAGCTCTGGCCGCGCCTTCGGGCGTGGGGGCGGCGGCCGCTTCTGCTGGAGTACGGGGTCGCGTTCATCGTCGTCGGGATCGCCGCGGTGTTTGCGCTGGGGCGGACCGGGAACGCGGGGCTGCCGGTGTTGGGGTCGGTGGAGCTGCGGACCCGTGTGATCCTGGAGCACCTCGTGATCGCACGCCCGCGGACCAAGGAGTTTCTGATCGGCGATCCGTTCATGGTCTTGACCTTTGCGCTCGCCATGCTGGGGGCTCGCCGGTGGCTCCTCCCGGCGGCGCTGATCGGGGCGGTGGGCCAGGTGGGGTTGGTGAACTCGTTCTCGCACATCCACACGCCGCTGGTCTACATCATTCTCCGCACGATCTACGCGCTCGCGATCGGGTCGGCCATCGGCGCGGTGCTGGTGGGCGTCGTGTTGTGGAGCCGGCGGGGGCCGGCGTCCGCCCCGGCGCGTCCCGATCCCGCCGCGGCCGGGGTCGGGGGCGTCGGATCGCCGCCGATGCGATGAGCCGGATCGTTCTCTCCGGCTACTACGGCTTCAACAATCTGGGGGACGAGGCGGTGCTCGGGGCGACCGTGGACGCCCTGCGCCGGCGGGATCCCGGGGTGGAGATCGCCGTCCTCTCCGCGGATCCGCGTTCGACCACGGGGACCTACGGCGTGGAAGGGATCCCGCGGGCGAGCCCGCGGGCCCTGCTGCGGGGCCTCAAGCGGTGTGACCTCTGCCTCTCCGGGGGCGGGAGCCTGTTTCAGGATGTCACGAGCTGGCGGAGCCCCTGGTACTACTTAGGGGTCCTGGCGCTGGCCCAGCGATTCGGCCGCCGCACCGCCGTGTACGCGCAGGGGATCGGGCCGCTGCGGGGCCGGGTGGTTCGATCGGCGGCCCGCCGGGTGTTGAACAGGGTCGACCTCGTCACACTGAGGGATCCGGCATCGCTCGCCTCCCTCGCGGAGTTGGGAGTGGACCGCCCGCCGGTCGCGCTTGCCGCCGACCCCGCGTTGCTCCTCGAGCCCGACCCCACCGCGCGTGTCGCGGCCGAGTACGCCCGGTGGGGGAGCGGCACATCGTTCGGGCTGGCGGTGCGAGCGTGGGACACGGGCGCGTGGCTCGCCGCCGTGGCGGCCGCCGCGCGAACGGTCGCGGAGCGGCGCGCCGCCCGGTGGATCTGCGTGCCGATGCACCCCCCGGGGGACGTGGCCGTGGCGGCGCGCCTCGCGGAGATGATTGGGGGAGGTGCCACCGTGGTCGAGGCGGCGCTGGGCCCCCGCGAGATGCTCGCGCTCTTCGGACGGCTAGCGGTCGTCGTCGGGATGCGCCTGCACGCGCTGGTGTTTGCGGCGATCCAGGGGGTGCCCCTGATCGCGCTTGCCTACGACCCCAAGGTCGCCGCGTTCGCCCGCGAACTGGGGGAGCCCGTCCTTCATCCGGGCACGCTGGAGATCGGCGCGCTCGTCGAGGCGATCGAGCACGCCGCCGACACCCAGGCCGCGGGCCACGCCCGACTCCTGGCGGCCGTCGCACCTCTTCGGGCGCGCGCCGCCATCGCCCCGGAGTTGGTCGGCCGCTTGGTGTCGTGAATCGGGTCGACGTCCTCGGGGTCGGATTCGATCCGGTTGATCTCGAGGCCGCCGCTGCGTTCGTCGTGGACCTGATTCGCCTGGGCGGTCCCCATCTCGTCGTGACCGCCAACGTGGAATTGGTGATGCGGGCCCGGCATTCCCCGGATCTGCGGGCGCTCCTCGGCCGCGCCGCCCTCGTCGTCTCCGACGGGGTGGGGGTGGTCTGGGGTGCCCGTCAGCTGGGGCGTCCGCTCCCGGGGCGCGTGCCGGGGATTGACCTCGCGGGTCGGCTGTGCCGCGAGGCGGCACGGCGCGGGTGGCGGATTTACCTTCTCGGCGGCGCCCCCGGGGTGGCCCTGGCGGCGGCCGAACGTTTGCGGGTCCAGCACCCCGGGATCCAGGTCGTCGGCGCGGCCCCCGGCTATTTTGCCCCCGCGGACGAATTGGCGGTGCTGGCCGCCATTCGCGGTGCCGCCCCGACGCTCTTGCTGGCCGGGCTCGGCAGCCCTCAGCAGGAGCAGTGGCTCGACCGTCACCTCGACGTCCTCGGCGTCCCCGTGGCGATCGGCGTGGGGGGGACGCTCGACGTGTGGGGGGGACGGGTCCGCCGCGCGCCGGTCCCGGTGCAGCGGCTGGGACTGGAATGGTGCTACCGGCTCATTCGCCAGCCCGGCCGCGCCGGCCGCCAAACCGCGATCCCGCGGTTTGTGATGGCTGTTTGGCAAGAGCGCCGCCGCACCGCGCGACGCTGAGCGCAGGGGAGGAGTTCTGAGACGGGTCATGGAATAGGGGCGGACACCCGGCCGGGTTCTCGGCAGTAGGGCTAGGAGCAGAGACGGCATGGGGGAGTTCCTCAAGGTCTCAGCCGACTCAAAGCCGAAGGCCGTTGCCGGGGCCCTGGCCGCCGTGTTGCGGGAAAAGGGATCGGTGGAGATCCAGGCGATCGGGGCCGGGGCGGTCAACCAGGCCGTCAAGGCGATCGCGATCAGCCGAGGGTTCGTAGCTCCGAACGGCATCGATCTCATCGCCATTCCCGCGTTCACCAAGGTCGTGATCGACGGGGAGGAACGCACGGCGATCCGGTTCATGGTGCAGGCCCGCTGAAGATCTTCTGCGGCACCGCCAACCGAGCGCTCGGCCAGGAGGTGGCCTCCGAGCTCGAATTGCCGCTGGGACGCGTCACCATCCAGCGATTCGAGGATGGGGAGATCTACGCTCGATTCGAGGAGAGCGTCCGCGGCGAGGACACCTTCGTGATTCAGCCCACCTGCCCTCCGGTCAACGAGAACCTGATGGAACTGCTGGTGATGGTGGATGCGCTGCGCCGGGCCTCGGCCGGGCGGATCACGGCGGTCATCCCGTACTACGGGTACGCGCGTCAGGATAAGAAGCACGCGCCCCGGGAACCGATCACGGGGCGGCTCGTGGCCGACCTCCTCCAGAGCGCGGGGGTGCATCGGATCCTCGCGCTCGACCTGGACGCCGATCAGATCGAGGGGTTCTTCAACATCCCGGTGGACCATTTGCGTGCGCTGCCGCTGTTTGCGGAATACCTCCAGCATCAGGCACTGGCCTCGGCGGTGGTGGTCGCGCCCGATGACGGCGCCGTCAAGATCGCCTACCGGCTCGCCGAGCGGCTGCGGCTTCCGCTGGCCGTGGTGTTCCAACGGCGGCCGACCCCCGACGTGAAGCAGACGGTCCAGGTGGTCGGTGAGGTGGAGGGCCGCATTCCCATCCTGATCGACCGCATCGTGTCGACCGGCGGCACCATCGCCAGCGCCTTGGACGCCTTGACGCGGCACGGGGCGCGCCCCGAGGCCTACGTGTGCGCGACCCACGCCGTGCTCGTCGGGTCCGTCTCGGAGACGCTGGAGCGCGAGGACGTTCGGGAGTTCGCCTTCACCAACAGCATCCCGGTGGCCCCCGAGATCGCGGACGACCGGATCCGGATCCTTTCCGCCGCGCCGCTGCTGGCCCGCGCGATGCGGAACATCAACCTCAACCAGTCGGTGAGCACGCTCTTCAGCTAGCGGCGTCCCCCACCGGCGCGCCGACCGGCGCGGTTTGCAGGCGCGCGAGGTCGTGTGTTACCCTGGCATCATGACGGTCCGCACCCGGTACGCCCCGAGCCCGACCGGGTATCTCCACGTCGGCGGCGCCTGGATGGCATTCTTCAACTGGCTGTTCGCCCGCCACAGCCGGGGGGAGTTTGTCATCCGGATCGAGGACACGGATCGGAGCCGGTCCACCGAGGAGTTCGAGGCCGCGATCATCCAGGATCTGCGGTGGCTCGGCCTCGACTGGGATGAGGGCCCGGATGTGGGCGGTGCCGCCGGCCCGTACCGCCAGACGGAGCGGACCGCGCTCTACCGGGCGCACGCCGAGGATCTCGTCGCCAGGGGGGCGGCCTACCCGTGCTACTGTACCCGTGAGGAGCTCGAGGCGGATCGGGAGCGCGCCGTGGCCGAGCACCGCGCGTACCGCTACGTCGGCCGGTGCCGGGGGCTGTCCCCGGCGGACCGCCGGCAGCGCGAAACCGAAGGGCGGGTATCGACGCTGCGGTTCCGCATTCCCGACGGGCACCCGCCGATCGTGGTCCAGGATCTCGTGCTTGGCCGCATCGAGTTCGCCCCGGCTGATCTCGATGACTTCATCATCCAGCGCTCGGACGGCACCCCGCTGTACAACTTCGCCAACGTCGTCGACGATCACGGGATGCAGATCACCGACATCGTGCGCGGGTCGGAGCACCTCTCGAACACGCCCCGCCAGTTCCTCATCTACGAGGCATATGCATGGCAGGTGCCGCGCGTCGCCCACCTGCCGGTCCTCCTGGGGATCGACCGGAAGAAGCTCAGCAAGCGCCACGGGGACACCTCGGTCCGCGACTACGCCGCGCAGGGGTATCTGCCGGAGGCGCTGGTGAACTTTTTTGCCCTGATGGGATGGTACCCGGAGGACGGCCGCGAACTTTTCACCCCCCGCGAACTGGTCGAGCGGTTTCGGATCGAGGAGATGGGGAAGAGCGGGGCGGTCTTCGACATCCAAAAGCTGAACTGGATGAACGGCGTCTACATGCAGGCCGCGATCCGCGAGGCCCCGGATCGAGTGATCGATCTTGTGATCGCCTGCCTGAGGGACGACCACCTCCTCGACGGAGAGGTCGGCCCCGCAACCCGCGCGTACGTGGGCCGCGTGGTCGAGATTCTGGGCGAGCGCCTGCGGCTGCCGAAGGATGTTGTGGTGTACGGGGACTTCTTCTTTCGAGAGGTTGCCTACGACCCCCAGGCCGTCTCAAAGCATCTCGGCGCACCCGGAGCCGCCGATCTGCTCCGGCGAGCCCGCGAGACCTTCGCGGCGCTCGACCCGTGGAATCTCTCAACGATCGAAGCGGGGGTGCGCGGGGTGGCCGAGCGCTTGGGGATCCCGGCGAAGGCGGTGATCCATCCGCTGCGGGTTGCCTTGACCGGCAAGACCGTCGGGCCGGGGTTGTTTGAATTGATCGATGTGCTGGGGAAACAGCGGGTCCTGGAGCGGCTGGACCGGGCGGTTGAACTGGTCGGGGTGTCCGATGCGCCGGCTTCGGGGAGTTGAGGGCGGGACCGGTCCGCGGTTACTCGTCGACGGAAGGAATCGACCGCCCCGCCCCTGATGTCAGCCATTCCAGGTGACCGCACGCGAAGCACAGCCAGGCATCGGGGTCGCGGTCCTCATAGAGGAACATCGGGTGCATCTCCCCACGGCACTTCGGACAGGGGAGGGTGGCATCGCGGATCTCGTCGGGCGTTGGCGCATCCGCCATCGCTTGCTCCTGGTCTGATCGTCCCACTCGTGGGCAGACGGGACAACCCCATGGTATCATACGGCGCACGCCCGCTCCACCGGACCCCGCGTGCGTTCGCGTTGACACTGGTCTTTGGGCCTCAGTATAATGAGGACGCTTCGCCGCCGTTGGGGGATCGTCTAGCGGTAGGACGACGGGCTCTGGACCCGTTAGCGGGGGTTCGAATCCTCCTCCCCCAGCCACCAAAACGCCGATTAGTTGACCCTCCCCGGCCCGCCGCGAGCGTCAGCACCCCCGCGAGCGTCCCGGCGACCTCCGCTTCCAGATGGCCCCCGACCGGGTGGAGCGTGACCGTCGTCTGGAACCCGGCGAGGACGGCCTTGGCGCGGTCCACATCTTCGACGGCGAGCAGGGTGTCGAGGTCTGAGAGGACCTCCCGCACGAGATCGGGGAGCCGCTCCAGCGCGGCCGCGACCCGTGCTGAGTCACCGTCTTCGGGGACACCGGTGGCCGCCACTAACTCGTCCCGTCGCCGTTGGGCCTCTTCGAGCATCCCCAGCAGGGTCGACGTCGCCTTGCCGAGGCGCACGGCCTGCTTGACGTGCTCGATCTCCCGCTCGATCCCGCGCAGCGCCTTGGCTTGGTTCTGGGAGGGCCCTGAGACGCGGCGCCCGAGGGCACGCACCCGGTTCGTGAAGGCCGCGAGGTGCTCCTCACCGCAGAGGCGGTCGCGGAGGATCTCAAGGACGGCCCGCTCAAGGCGCCGCCGCGAGATGGTCAGGTGGTTCGCACAGGCCACCTCGCCCCGGTTGCGGAAGGTCCCGCACCGATAGGAGTGTCGCGTGGCGATGGTGTAGTTCCCGCCGCACACCGCGCACTTGACGAACCCGCTGAGCAGGTACTTCCGGCGGCCGTCGCGCTCGCACGCCGTCGGGGCCACCCGCTGCGCCGCGAGCCACGCCTGGGCCCGGTCCCAGAGATTCTGTGGGACGATGCGCAACGTCGAGTCCTTCACCTCGATCCAGTCGCCCATCGGCCGCAGCCGATACGCCTCCCTACGGGTCTCCGGGTTGCGCAGCCACTTCGAGCGGTTCCACAGGACCGTCCCGGTATAGATCGGGTTGTGCAGGATGCCTTTTCGGAGTTGTCGGTGTGCGGTGATCGCCGTGTAACTCCATGTCGTGCATTGGCGCTTCGCCCGCCCCTGCCACCGCGCGCCCGGCGGGGCGATCCCGTCCCGGTTCAGGATCTTGGCGACCTCGCGGGCCAAGTGGGGGCGCCCGTCCTCATCGCCGACGTAGAGGCGGAAGATCTTCCTCACGACCTCGGCCTCGGGCTCGTAGACCACGCGCCGGTGGCCCAGGACCCGAACGATCTGTCCTCGGTCGTCGAGGACGGGTTCGCTGCGGTAGCCGTAGGGGAGGCCACCCGCGCTGTACCCTGCCCGAACCCGACCCTCCAGGCCCCGCCAGGTCTTCTCGGCGAGGTCCCGCCTGAACTCCTCGTTCATCACGCCTTTGATCCCGTAGACGAACCGAGAGGTCTTGGCGTTCGCCAGCGTATCGACACCGTCCGATCTACTCACGAACCCAACGCCGAGGAACTCTAGCACCTTGAAGGCCATCTACGCGTCAACGCTGTCGCGGCTGAGGCGCGAGGTGTCGTCAACCAGGAGCACATCAAACTCCCGCCGCTTCGCCGCCGCCATCATGGTCCGGTACCCCGGCCGCTGGTCCTCGCCGAGCGCGCCGCTGAGCGCGGCGTCGCTGAACTCGTTCACCACGATCCAGCCGCGCTGATCTGCCTCCTGACGACATAGGCGGATCTGGTCGTCGATCGACGATGCCCGCTGGTTCTCCGAACTGTACCGCGCATAGATCGCCGCTCTCATCTCATTCCCCCTTCACAAGCCGGCCTGCTGCTCTTGCCGCAGGAAGTCCTCGACCTTCACGTCGTTGATCGGCACACGGACGTGGTGCGCCAGCGCATAGGCCGCGAAGTTGTCCATCAGGGATTGGAACCCGTTCCAGAGATCGTCGCCGTTGGTAGCGCGGTCCTTGCGGACGAAGCCGTGCAGCGCAACCCAGTAGTGCAGGCCCCAGTGGTAGAAGAACTCAAACGCCATGGCGGTGTCGATGTGCTTGCGATCGTGCATGGTCGCCAAGGACTCGAAGAAGTTGGG encodes the following:
- the csaB gene encoding polysaccharide pyruvyl transferase CsaB, which codes for MSRIVLSGYYGFNNLGDEAVLGATVDALRRRDPGVEIAVLSADPRSTTGTYGVEGIPRASPRALLRGLKRCDLCLSGGGSLFQDVTSWRSPWYYLGVLALAQRFGRRTAVYAQGIGPLRGRVVRSAARRVLNRVDLVTLRDPASLASLAELGVDRPPVALAADPALLLEPDPTARVAAEYARWGSGTSFGLAVRAWDTGAWLAAVAAAARTVAERRAARWICVPMHPPGDVAVAARLAEMIGGGATVVEAALGPREMLALFGRLAVVVGMRLHALVFAAIQGVPLIALAYDPKVAAFARELGEPVLHPGTLEIGALVEAIEHAADTQAAGHARLLAAVAPLRARAAIAPELVGRLVS
- a CDS encoding WecB/TagA/CpsF family glycosyltransferase, translated to MNRVDVLGVGFDPVDLEAAAAFVVDLIRLGGPHLVVTANVELVMRARHSPDLRALLGRAALVVSDGVGVVWGARQLGRPLPGRVPGIDLAGRLCREAARRGWRIYLLGGAPGVALAAAERLRVQHPGIQVVGAAPGYFAPADELAVLAAIRGAAPTLLLAGLGSPQQEQWLDRHLDVLGVPVAIGVGGTLDVWGGRVRRAPVPVQRLGLEWCYRLIRQPGRAGRQTAIPRFVMAVWQERRRTARR
- a CDS encoding stage V sporulation protein S, translating into MGEFLKVSADSKPKAVAGALAAVLREKGSVEIQAIGAGAVNQAVKAIAISRGFVAPNGIDLIAIPAFTKVVIDGEERTAIRFMVQAR
- a CDS encoding ribose-phosphate pyrophosphokinase, with protein sequence MKIFCGTANRALGQEVASELELPLGRVTIQRFEDGEIYARFEESVRGEDTFVIQPTCPPVNENLMELLVMVDALRRASAGRITAVIPYYGYARQDKKHAPREPITGRLVADLLQSAGVHRILALDLDADQIEGFFNIPVDHLRALPLFAEYLQHQALASAVVVAPDDGAVKIAYRLAERLRLPLAVVFQRRPTPDVKQTVQVVGEVEGRIPILIDRIVSTGGTIASALDALTRHGARPEAYVCATHAVLVGSVSETLEREDVREFAFTNSIPVAPEIADDRIRILSAAPLLARAMRNINLNQSVSTLFS
- the gltX gene encoding glutamate--tRNA ligase; translation: MCYPGIMTVRTRYAPSPTGYLHVGGAWMAFFNWLFARHSRGEFVIRIEDTDRSRSTEEFEAAIIQDLRWLGLDWDEGPDVGGAAGPYRQTERTALYRAHAEDLVARGAAYPCYCTREELEADRERAVAEHRAYRYVGRCRGLSPADRRQRETEGRVSTLRFRIPDGHPPIVVQDLVLGRIEFAPADLDDFIIQRSDGTPLYNFANVVDDHGMQITDIVRGSEHLSNTPRQFLIYEAYAWQVPRVAHLPVLLGIDRKKLSKRHGDTSVRDYAAQGYLPEALVNFFALMGWYPEDGRELFTPRELVERFRIEEMGKSGAVFDIQKLNWMNGVYMQAAIREAPDRVIDLVIACLRDDHLLDGEVGPATRAYVGRVVEILGERLRLPKDVVVYGDFFFREVAYDPQAVSKHLGAPGAADLLRRARETFAALDPWNLSTIEAGVRGVAERLGIPAKAVIHPLRVALTGKTVGPGLFELIDVLGKQRVLERLDRAVELVGVSDAPASGS
- a CDS encoding recombinase family protein, producing MRAAIYARYSSENQRASSIDDQIRLCRQEADQRGWIVVNEFSDAALSGALGEDQRPGYRTMMAAAKRREFDVLLVDDTSRLSRDSVDA